From Thunnus albacares chromosome 22, fThuAlb1.1, whole genome shotgun sequence, the proteins below share one genomic window:
- the LOC122973455 gene encoding transmembrane protein 272-like, whose translation MPEYEPDLSTLDNKKKVCLLVITCIITVPQIAVGAVYKDDCPREPYIPIYLMVMGAALLLLMVYNLACSSGNSDSFIRHIWQSMLILFFLSLFIAGNVWIYSIYEPSYNKTTTSVELYCDKTVYLLAFWSINLFYILLSPMILFVCLSVCISLLCCRD comes from the exons ATGCCAGAGTATGAGCCAGACCTCAGCACacttgataataaaaaaaaag TATGTTTGCTGGTGATTACGTGCATCATTACTGTTCCTCAGATAGCAGTAG GAGCAGTGTACAAAGATGACTGCCCACGGGAGCCCTACATCCCCATCTATTTAATGGTAATGGGAGCagccctgctgctgctcatggtCTACAATCTGGCCTGCAGTAGCGGCAATAGCGACAGCTTCATCAGGCACATCTGGCAAAGCATGCTGATTTTATTCTTCTTGTCCTTGTTCATTGCTG GTAATGTGTGGATTTACTCCATCTATGAACCCAGTTACAATAAGACAACAACCAGCGTGGAACTCTACTGTGACAAGACGGTCTACCTGTTGGCCTTCTGGTCCATCAACCTTTTCTACATCCTGTTAAGTCCCAtgattttgtttgtctgtttatctgtttgcaTAAGCCTCCTGTGTTGTCGTGATTAA